The window GTGACACttaatgtgggacggaggtagtataattcaattccttccaattcaattccattgaatttcaattccaattcaatttcgATTCCGTGTACCAAATGGAGCCTTAGTGAATTGCAGCATAAAGTGCAAAGCTGGACCTTAATCAGGCACTTACAACCCTTGGCAATATGTTTTGCCTACATATATGCAGATCCCCATTAATGAGTCGCAACAGttatataaattgttaaaaGCATCTAAGTCTGATTTGTGGGCAGGGTATGATTATTTTGAGTTGTCAACAAATGCTCGACTATTGAATATGAAGTTCGAATATCAACGTCTCACCGAGCTGTCAAATTATGCCAATTTATGGAGGAGCATCTGCTGAAATTGAATCGTATGTCTAACAACTTTTTATAAGTGCAAGAAACAAATGCATGTTCTAAAGATATATCGTTGCTCGAAAAGGTACATAATCTATTGGAGAGAAGACGAGAACGGAGAATATGACTGAATGCAAAGTTTTTTGGTCAGGCTAGACTATAAAGGTTTACGACAATAGTCTATTAAAGAAGATATAGTATAggactccctccgtcccccaataCAAGGCCAATTTTGACCGGGCactaattttaagaaatgtagtagAAAGTGAATGGAAAATacggtcctacttttatatattagttgtatattgaaatgtgagtgaaataaatttagtggaatgtagtccattaccaaaagtagtaagAAATTAAATGGGACATTTATTGGAGGATGgatgaaaataacaaaatgggACACTTATtggtgggacgaagggagtactattttccTCTAGGCCCAAGATTAAAacaattgtactccctccgtcccacaaaagatgtcacactttcctttttagtttgtcccacaaaagatgtcacatttctctttttggaaaaagttctctctcacatgaatataaaaattatattttctctctccatttaacacacaaaacaaaacctcctaaaattcagtgtcgtcccacaagtgtgacatcttttgtgggacgggaGGGAGTATGCATTTGAAGTCACAGATCAATCCATGCGTTGGTATATAGAACACACCCAGACGACTCCAAGAGAGATGCATTTGAAGGCGTacaactagtcagttgtacgccttcgtcttcgacgatcatgttgtgcatgataatgcaggcgtacattatttgggaaacgcatttgacatcccacaaacgcgttggacccttaattgccgctcatcgagactggagcacaccaaatgcgcgctccacgtccttgcgcgccgactcctgtcgttccgcaaagtaggccttcttgtCATCCGCCGCGTGCacgatcgtcttcacaaagacgggccacctaTGGTATATCTCATGCACAAGTAGTAGCACATATCATGCCTGAAACGGCTAGGCCGATGCCCTAcgacacttctcgttgaagagggcgacgagttgaggtcgttgttcgacccggctaccccaaaatacgcatgtcagatccacagccggtaatagctacggcctcgaggatcatcgtgggattcttttacttgtagccggtcgtgtaggccccttccaggcagtcggacagcttcttccactcccaatgcatacaatctatgccgCCTAACATCCCGCGCATCGTGCCTCGAAGCGGAAATaaagatatcgacgctccaactcgtcaacgatacgcataaacaactccctgcgcattctaaaacgccgcccgAACATGTTTGCGCGGAAACCGCGGGTCCAGggcgaagtagtcgtcatatagccgctgatgtgcagctacgtgatcccgatcaatcatcatagctcggcggtggacaaccggtggagggcgaggagtatcgcctgctgttccacccttcgcatgtaccgctccatctcgcggttcatgtaggcctccatagcctcgttcatccgtcgttcgtactcctcaagcatccccaccactaccaccacttgctaccacccgcgttactcatcgctcgatgatgctcttgtacagaaatttagagagagagaaaactcgttaaaacaagtggtgcaaatgaaaatgaaattaaaatcgcgtttatataggttttcaaacattaaaaaaaaaaaacgaaaaagggcgctggccgatcggcacgccacaatggcggccagcgcatcggccaacGCCAGccaatcggctagcccacgccgattttcTCGCCGATATCGGGCTGACCgcttgcaatggttcggctagccgatcggctagcgacgcgaatcggctagccggttggCTAGCCGgcactgtggatgctcttatggtCTCTCCATCCCACTGTTAACAGGTATCTCCCAAACTGGTTCACAACTATTAACAGTGGCATAACTAAGATTAACAGGTAACTCCATACATTTATCGTTGTGAACTATTTATTTGGGATGAACGAAAAAAGAATTTagcctatttttatggaacggaaagagtattacaattacaaataaaaataaaaatatattcaatataAGTTTGGGAGAGAGTTAATTTCAGAACTCGCAATACaaaataccgagaatatcccTGACGTGTATTATACAAACCCCTTTTCTTGTCGACGGAGCCTCCAACGTTGGCCTTACTCCTCCGTTGATCTGAGAGAAGAAGATGCAGAGCGCTGCTATCACATTtgccccttctctctctctgtccACCCGTCCCCGCACCCTTCCCAATGGAAACCTCCATTTTGCCCCTCTTGTCTCCACCTCCGCCCCAAGGCCAAAATCCAACTCGATTTGGTGCTCGCTGAACCACAACAGCTGGCTGTCCCTGTCCGGGCCCCAATCTGATGGAATTTTGGCTCGGGCAACACCTGATAACGCTGGGCCGACCGAGATCCCGAATCCGAAGAGCTCCGCCGTGGATACGCTGGTGCTCGGAAGTCTGTTCGGCCTCTGGTACCTCTTTAACATCTACTTCAACATCTACAACAAACAGGTACTCCacttcttttgtttctctattctcctttttcatttctataaattttataaaaaatactttaattgaACATTAACTGACTGAGAAagtgagtttttttttcccgCTATGATTTGATTTAGTTGTTAGGGGTGCATTGTGCCTTTATGCCTTTTCGATTCATGTTGAAGTGATTTACCCGAATGTTTTAAGTACTTTTAGGATGCCTTTCTAGAGTAGAGTAGAAAGAGTTTAATAGTTATAACGCAATGTACTTTTAGTCtattttgatctttttaaACTGAAGTGATTCCAGGAAGGATCTTAGATTCATGTCTTGTGGTCtattttgatctttttaaACTGAAGTGATTCCAGGAAGGATCTTAGATTCATGTCTTGTGGTTATTTGTGTCTATACTAATACTATGAATCAGAGTTAGGAAGAATGTGGCTTAAATTAACAAAcaattcttgttttatttttaagttggCTTAGAAATTAGAATTGTATGCAGTTGAGTACAATTTTAGTATCACAGTTTTGAAAAAACTCTTTTCAGATTTAAAGCATCTCATGTCAGAGTGTattcattttcccttttttaggGGATGGTGCAATGTTTTGGTGTTGTCATTAAATGAGTGGCGAAATTTTGAGATGATGACTATTTCATACAGAACTTTGAGCTTGTGGAAATCAGATATCATCTAAATTCATTGTTGAGTATGGTGTTACTAGTGTAagcgatgatgatgatgatgatgatgatgatgatggtgcTTTTTGTTAGGTTCTCAAAGCTTTTCACTACCCGATGACGGTAACCCTTGTGCAATTTGCGGTCGGAAGTGTGCTTGTTCTTACAATGTGGACTTTAAATCTGTATAAGCGGCCTAATATCAGTGGATCCCAGGTACTTCATGAACACTTGTTGGATAAATTGAAATCAGTTTACTTCTTGGATTAATTATGATCATGGGTCCAAATTTGACAGCTTGCTGCAATTCTTCCATTAGCAATGGTTCATACACTAGGCAATCTCTTCACGAATATGAGCCTTGGCAAAGTTGCAGTTTCATTCACTCATACAATCAAAGCCATGGAGCCTTTCTTCTCTGTGGTCCTCTCTGCCATGTTCTTGGGAGAGGTGAGACATCCCTGTGCTCTCAAAAATCTGTTCAAGGATTCCCAGTTGTAGCATAAATGTGTTTGCGAAGCTTGACAAAGTTTTTCACTTAATGGCATatggaaaatggaaaacttGTATAACGATACAGGAATAGGTCACATGTTAATGTATGAATATTGgtattataactattaattttgtgtaaCATTGCTATTTCATATCCTGGAAGAATTTTCTTGGATGAACACGGTTGGTAAGATAGTTACTGGTTTTCAACATGTAATGTTCTTAATTCTGGTATCTTGTAAAAGTTTTTGACTTTTGCTTGTAAACTAATGAtatgtaaattgtaatataGGTGCCTGTTGCATTGGTTGTGTTCTTTTATGTTTGGACTATGCAGTTTATATAATACTTTGCTTTGTACCTCTGTTTGGGCAGTTTCCCACACTCTGGGTAGTTTCGTCGCTTATGCCAATTGTTGGTGGAGTAGCTTTGGCATCGATGACTGAGGCCTCTTTTAATTGGTAAAGAATCACACTAACATATTACTAAaaatcactaattaattttgccATTGCCTTTTGTCCAAAATTATCTGCTAATCCATTTCTTAGTTTGTGATTTACTCACAATCTTTGCACTATCTTCATTTTCTTAGGGCTGGCTTTTGGAGTGCTATGGCCTCAAATTTGACTAATCAATCGCGAAATGTCCTTAGCAAAAAGTTTATGGTAAAGAAAGAGGTATGCTTTCTACTTGAATAGCTGTATTTGGTTAAGAAAGAGGTATGTTTTCCAGTTCTGAAGAAGGTTATGTAATATTATAGTGAACTGATTAGTACCTCTGGTGAGCTTTTACAATTTGTTCAAAATTTCTGCTGGTGTGATTTCACCGAAATTATGCTTTTTCAGTATCTACGTGTGCttgttgaaaaaaatactGTAGTAGATATTTTACATACTTTCTGTCAGCTTTTCCCAAAATGGTGCTtcatatcaatttttcttcatgCAGGATTCCTTAGACAATATCACTCTGTTCTCAATAATTACCATCATGTCCTTCTTCTTGATGGCACCTATTGCCTTTTTCATGGAAGGCTTCAAGCTTACACCCTCATACCTTCAGGCTACTGTAAGTAAATATAGAAAGCCTGACTTTCTTTTACGTAATATGAAACCTGCATTTCTTTAGTAGcgatttattattattaatttctgCTAGTCATGGCTAACGACGTTTATTTATGAGAAcggttattttttttcttttctattggCAGGGGGTGAATGTCAATCAGCTTTACACTAGGTCTCTCATTGCAGCTCTGTGCTTCCATGCATATCAACAGGTAGTCATTATTAGAAGATATTTTTTCACATCAATAGCATTTTCTTCATCAAAGTCATATGCTTATATTTACATGTCATGTCTACTGTCTATTGTTAAACTTTTACGCTTAGCATTGTGGGAAATGCATTTTAGTTGATGGATGCCAATTTGTGGGGGGCTGAGTAAAATCTGTAGTAGTTTGTTAAGTATGTAATTGTGTTATACGTGTGTGGTTTagtgtatatgtttctagttTTTACAAATGTGGTTATTAAGATAAGGTGATATGGTGAAAGAATAGGCTTATTGATGGAAGAGTGATGATTTTTGGCATATATGCACTGAGTTTCGTTATGGAAGATCTTTTTATACGCTAGAAGATTTTCGAACCTAAATTTACCGAAAGTGCTAGGGCTCCCTTTTGATTGTTATGCTTCTGGTTATGTCTATGGCATTTCCTTATTGATTAGCATTGATGATTATTGTTACAGTCAACCTAGCATTGATGTGTTTGTGCTGTGTGTGAGACTGGCAAAATGGTCATGTTTTAGTTTGACACGTATCTTATATCGAAGTTtctattcaaaattttgtgttgaaggTTATGTTTTGTTCAAGTTCTGACGAGAGTTGTGTGTGCAGGTCTCGTACATGATCTTGCAGCGCGTATCTCCTGTCACTCATTCTGTGGGCAACTGTGTTAAGCGGGTGGTGGTAATTGTCACTTCGGTTCTCTTCTTCCGCACACCCGTCTCACCTATCAACTCCCTAGGTACAACCAATCTTTCTTAGGAGTTGGGTGAcagataaaatgaaatagttgATGTGATCTTTGAAAAAACTGAATCTCGAATGTACGTTGTCTGGGTGCAGGTACTGGAGTAGCCCTCGCTGGAGTGTTCTTGTATTCGAGAGTGAAGCGCATTAAGCCGAAGCCCAAGACGGCTTGAAGTTTTAGTGCTGgatcaaaattttgttttgttttgttttgttttgttttgttgatgattCTGTTGGTAGAATAGACTAGAAAATCAACCATTGTTGTATGCTGCTTGCCAGTACAAGGTGTTTATCACGGTTTTTGCTACTAATAGgtaggggtgggtaggtacgATATACCGTATCGAAAccaccataccgtataccttaccgtaaatacggtatgcgaaaaagtcatacttttactttaccaaagtTTTcagtataccttattttcagTATGATGAATttccataccgataccgtatctcattttcagtataccgtaccgaagttcTGTATACCTTACGTTTGCGGacttttcaacatcaattaaaatagaaaattagagtttttagaatattatttatattttataattttaaaaataaattaaatataatttatcataattatatttatatttcacaatagattttataatttaaaaatatattttatatataattttgtttatattttgtggtatataccttagtttacggtatatatcgaatttcggtatgcagcggtataccgcggtatttgaaaattcataccgttatcttaccggaatctttcggtaagatatcataccgtaccgaaaaattcggtatttttgatattttttcggtacgataaggTCGTGACGGACCAGAGGTTTCCCCACTCTTTCGAGTGTTGTGATGGTTTTcgtatgtaatttggagtgtatccaaccgatcaggaagagattcccgacccagctgagtcgttggtactataaccgggacctggcttcaaacaagtttcctcaacccatttctactgattagtataatggaggtaagggtcgattCCCACGAGCatggacacgttttgataactgcggtgactttcctgggtgttttggttagctaccacgcttgggttgagattttacctaaacaggaaataaaggtggtactctactgactagtaggcgtgaaaataacagacatgtgggagtgttcatgaaaataggggacaatgtgtctcagaggcatatgaaaagtaaacagttactaaaaggggaaatttaGACTGCAAGGCATATTTGGTGGCTGGGTAGTTCTTTGACAGGTCTGGGCAGTacatctgaaaagtagggaacaaaagcaaaagtatttaaaagtaaagtggttcaaactaaagttgattttacgttttcttcttcaccaagtattaacagaatAGAtcagataaacacaaacaccatgactgaacttcagattcacaaattcaaacttaagatccatcgatttaaatgctcaaacttaaattaaacagtgaaactgcaactttacttctactgactgacatgcaaggtggtaatcacggcgcagaaaagaaactcatgcacgaaaacttgactaaacatagctacaactttgaatgaagcaaactcgaaccaaagtgacatgcgaaatagaaacttcataatgtaaaagttggaaaataacaaagtacttcaaaagagcacaacgatgagtgtttgcaaataactaacgatgaaaacaagtaaactttaaactaggaaagcgattaagattgtttgtgtcactccgggcgatgatactactacactgctacgataactggctggaacggcggactgatgacttctccggcaaactcttcgacgtcaagtgaccatggctgtggcgaggaacgagaggtgggataatgctgaaggaactgatcttctagagagaattctactaagtgtgttgAGAACCGAGAACTTCGAACCAAACTCTTAGGAGGCGTCTATCCAAaaactctttctctctctccaagtggcttcttttatagggaggcttgcccttgcttttagggtagacttctcccgcgttttgaacttttttcccttgtcaatgatcatcccagctatcctccttctccatctcgagccttttctctggcatgcatcctggtcagtatcgcacccttctggcgcccttttcacttgcatcacctgaatcgtctcctactgacttggatcctttaatcctgcacacttaagcaactgttttgcagataataaatgcatttcacgacatactgaccagtaaccaaggcttagaatatgACTTATCAGGTCGgtatttcgatatttttccaCTGCCCTACTAATAGCTTTATTTTGATGGCCCAAGTACTAAATTCATTTATGGGCAAACTACCTTTTATtctataaaactaaatatatagataaaaacaATAAGAATTCATTGTCATCCccctattttaaatttcttatttcgGACATAACAAACTACTGTTCACACACAAAAGTGTTAATCCTATTAAGTTTTCATCTTCATGCATTCCCATGGGAATTAATCTCTTCCTTCACTCCAAACTTCATCAATGGAGGCATATCAAGTGGAAACCCAGCATCAAAACATTGTCCATCATCAATTTCATATGGAAGGCCAACCAGAACGTCGTCCATCAACATGTCGATGTTGCTCCCAGTAAAAAGGCTATCATCATCACTGAATTTGAGATTGTGGATCTTGTCAAAGCCGTAGTCCTGCACCATGTGGTCATCGAGGCTTTTGATGTCCATCTCCTGCGGTGTGGTGATTTTACTGTTGCTGAGAATTCCGTGATCAGCAGTAGCCGGCAGTTGGATGTTTTTCGATCTCCTGCTACCCCCTTTTTAAAAGTTGAGGCTCTTGATGTAGTTCTGGAGGAGGGAGCTAGGCCGAGGCCACTTGGTCCTGCATTTTCTTCTGGTGAATTGCCTCCTTTTTGTTGCGTTCCAGTGGTTCTTGATGGTATTCTCAGTCCTTCCGGGAAGACTTTTTGCAATTTCAGCCCATTTGTTCCCCACTAGAGAATGAACCTCAATCAGTGTTCTGTCTTCTTCCAAAGTCCATACATCCTTCTGAATTGGACAAAAAGAGTAAGCAATGATTCATTGGATTATTTGGCTGAACATAAAGTTAGTAGAAGACTATGGTCATCATATAGTTATTGACGTATGAATGCATGAAAACATAACTTAAGAAATATTAACGAACAAGAAACAGTAAAATTAAGGATAATTCAAACCAACTTTAATATCAGGCCTCAGATGGTTATGCCATCTCTCTCTGCACTGCTTGCCTATCCTTCCTTTCAGCTTTTGGGCAATATTCGACCATTTCCTCACACCATATTTCTCCACCAGATGGATCAAGAGTCTACAGATTACATAGTAAAGCACTCAAGCCTCAAACAGTTAaacaattcataaaaatagatacAAAAGGTTATTCTCACCTGTCCTCTTCAGCAGTCCACTGCTCCTTGGCTGATTTGGACTTCTTTATGGCCCTAACAGACGATTTGGTCGACAAAGATTCATTGATGTTGCTATTACTGCCATGAACTATGGTTCTGTTGCTTTTATTGCCATCTTTGTTATGGTAGCCAAGATCATCTCCAGTCACACAAGATCTCTCATCGGGAACCGCAAAGCATAAAGGCTTTGAATTGAATTCAGAAGTTGTTTTAGTTACCATTGACGAACCTTTCCAGTCTGGAAAGCTCAAGAATCCACCAGCCTGGAAGTCCTGAATGGTTGAAAGCATGCTGCCATTTTCCTCATAAGGCTTGTACCTGTATAAACCAAAATCTGTAACAGAGCCATTGGGAAAGGAAGCAAATGGATCAAAGCCATTGGCATGTATCCCAGTATCCCAATTACACAATGAGGCAGTCATTGGAAGCTGTTCAAGGTCTTGGAAATCTTGAAGGTAACCTTTTGATGACGAGAAGTTTCCCATGCCAAAGTCATCATCTAGGATTTCTTGCTTCAGGTTCATATTGGAGAAGCCAGTAGGATGAGAAATGGCACTGCAGTTGTTGTTATTGATCTCCATTGGAGCATTCAGGGGCATGAGAAGGAATGAGGGCAAGATGGAAGAGGTCGCTATGGTGAAAATTTGTTTCTTGAATGTCTTATAGTGCAGTTAAGTAACTATTTATTAAGGAAGTAAAAACGTATATAATGTTTTGTAAACTGCAGTGCACCATCGATCTGTCAGTTGATCCAACGGTTGAAATAGCAAGCAACTATGATTGTTTTagataaaaaatcaataggtGCCAAACACTCAGGTAAATCATAACCATGGCTCTCTCTATTTAGATACAGACACCTAGGTCCTGATTGTTAATCACGTTATCAAACATACTCTACGAAAAATTACAGAACTAAAATATATTGCTGGTATCCAATTCTTATGTCAATAAGCATGTTCTTGAACAGTGCATGCGGACTATAGTGGATCTTGTGAAAATCTTTAACAGAACTGAGCAATGTAAGCAACAAGCAAGAGGCTATGTATATTGCAGTTTAAggatttataatttatctgcaaatattccaaaagtactcaattttttttaaattttggatcatctaaaaatttgtaaccAACTGTGTATATGACATGATATAGTCTCTATCATTTTACATGACAAGTACATTATCTCAATGCTGTTAAGGATATTcatgaaatgaaacattaaGTAAGACCAACATGGAGTGAAGGGTACAACTGAAAACTATGGTGCATCATTATTTGTCCAggtaaaattaatagttactAAATCATATGGTGTGGTTGTCAATTTGTGCAATACCATTTGAAGTATGAGTTACATTACTACTGTTTAATTTCAGGTTCCTATGCAATTAAATTTCAACAGAggcataaaattttgaatccagtaaataatgaatttcGTAACCGTAGCATTAATTATGTTTTCAGTCATCTCTCCCACATTATGATACATTGATTTC is drawn from Salvia hispanica cultivar TCC Black 2014 chromosome 6, UniMelb_Shisp_WGS_1.0, whole genome shotgun sequence and contains these coding sequences:
- the LOC125192518 gene encoding triose phosphate/phosphate translocator, non-green plastid, chloroplastic-like codes for the protein MQSAAITFAPSLSLSTRPRTLPNGNLHFAPLVSTSAPRPKSNSIWCSLNHNSWLSLSGPQSDGILARATPDNAGPTEIPNPKSSAVDTLVLGSLFGLWYLFNIYFNIYNKQVLKAFHYPMTVTLVQFAVGSVLVLTMWTLNLYKRPNISGSQLAAILPLAMVHTLGNLFTNMSLGKVAVSFTHTIKAMEPFFSVVLSAMFLGEFPTLWVVSSLMPIVGGVALASMTEASFNWAGFWSAMASNLTNQSRNVLSKKFMVKKEDSLDNITLFSIITIMSFFLMAPIAFFMEGFKLTPSYLQATGVNVNQLYTRSLIAALCFHAYQQVSYMILQRVSPVTHSVGNCVKRVVVIVTSVLFFRTPVSPINSLGTGVALAGVFLYSRVKRIKPKPKTA